The Verrucomicrobiota bacterium DNA window GAGCTAAAGTACCTGCCTAACCTCAGCCGTCCTGCGGGACCAAAGCAATACCCGGCCTTGTATCCTTAACTAAATGGCAGTGGGATGGAACCCTGGGCTAAGGTCTGCCGGCCCGTTTGGCCTGAGACAAAACTTTACCTCGATGGTCATCGAAATCGTATCAGAACACCACCGCGACGGCGAGGACCGCGAGGAGGGCTCCGACGACGACATCCGGCACCGTATGGCGGGCCAGCACGAGCCGGGACCAACCGACCGCGGCGGCCAGGCCCGCCAGGGCCAGGGCGAGCGGCAAATCGGAACGCCACAAGGCGCCGGCGGTCAGCAACACGAACCCCGTGTGCATCGACGGCTTCAACCAGCGGTTGCAGAACCAGGCTGCGGCGATCAGAAGCATGGCGCCTGCGCAACCCCTGGCAAAGACCGGCGGCTGGCGCGTGACGATCAGGACGGCGACCGTGAGCGCGAGCAGAATCAGCCCGAGCGTAAAAAGGTGGGGTCGATCTTTTCGCGCCGAAACGTCGAGGTCACTCCACTCGCGGCGTTGCACCTTGCGGCCAATGTAGATGGAGGCAGGCGCCAGACACGCCAGCACGATGGTCAGGACGGCTCGAAGCGCCTGCGGGCCGCCGAACGTCCTCCACCCGACAATCAGGGTGACGGCGGGCGTCAGCAGAAAAGGGTGTCCCACCAAAGAGAAGAAGACCGCTAACGGGCGCACCCACGGTCTGGCCGGGCGCGGCGGCGCTGAAGCCGGAACGCCCAACGTTTACACGGTAGGTTGCGACTTCGCGATGGAGACGGCGCCGGTGCGGGCATCGAGCTGTTTGCAGGCCCGCACGATCATGCAAAGCATGCCCCCGGCGAGGGTCGCAACCATGCCGAGCATGAACATGACGCTGACCGAAAATCCGAGGCTGACCCCGTTCACCCCGGACGCCCCAGCCACACTGGAAGGTTCCTTGCAACCCTCGCAGGCCAGAGCCATGGGCAGGTTGGCTGACAGGAGCATGACGATCGTCCAGAAGTACCGGGCCATGAAAGGTATTTTGCCGATGTTTGGCCGTTGCGCAAGAGTGTTCCAACGTCCTCCAGGATGGCAGCCACAACTTCCTGATCGAGGCCCTGGTACCTTTGGCGGATCCGGGCTTCCTCATCGACCAGGACCAGAACCGGCGCGTCGATCGCGGCTTGGCGCAACCGGTCGCCGCGCAGGGCCGGCGCGGTCCCAAAAACCCCGGCTGCAAACCTGGTGATTTCGGCGGGGTCACCGGTGAGGAAAACCCAGTGGTCAGAACCCTCGTAGCTCTCGCGGAGCCGGGCCAGAACGGGCGGTTGGTCGACCTGAGGGTCAATCGTGACAGAGAGAAGCTGGAGGCGGCTGCTCCGGTTAAAATTTTGGTCCAGCTCGGCAAACCTGCTTAGAAGCAGCGGACCAGGACTCCCGCAACGGCTGCAGACCAGCTGGCAAACGGTGATGCGTCCCTGGAGAAAACTACGGTTCACCTCGCGGCCATCCTCGGCGGTAAGCGTAAATTCCCCCACCGTTCCGAGTACGGGCAACTCCGTTTGGGCATGCGATACCGGATGCCGCCACGACCAGAAGATCCCGGCGGCGGCCAGGCAGAAAAGGGTTAGGAGAACCAGGAGAACAGCGCGGGACCGGCGTCTCCCGTCGAGTCCGGCCGGACGAGCAGTAATTTCATCCATTTTCAAGACGATCGATCTCCGGCTGCTTCGCCAGCTTTATACCTGTTGGGCCGTAAAAAAGGGGTTTTGGAGGATGGGTGCGAGAGCAGGGTGATCGCGCTCATCGCCCCCGGTGCTTGCCCCCCCTCAGCAAATCCAACCCGGCGGGGCGGGCGTTTGTTAGGGAGGGCGTACCGGCGTGACGCCTTAGGAGGCCCAACGGGCCGGCAGAGCTTGGCCCTTCGGGCCGCAGGACGGACCCCGG harbors:
- a CDS encoding SCO family protein, with amino-acid sequence MDEITARPAGLDGRRRSRAVLLVLLTLFCLAAAGIFWSWRHPVSHAQTELPVLGTVGEFTLTAEDGREVNRSFLQGRITVCQLVCSRCGSPGPLLLSRFAELDQNFNRSSRLQLLSVTIDPQVDQPPVLARLRESYEGSDHWVFLTGDPAEITRFAAGVFGTAPALRGDRLRQAAIDAPVLVLVDEEARIRQRYQGLDQEVVAAILEDVGTLLRNGQTSAKYLSWPGTSGRSSCSCQPTCPWLWPARVARNLPVWLGRPG